From Candidatus Manganitrophus morganii, the proteins below share one genomic window:
- the gyrA gene encoding DNA gyrase subunit A gives MPVDEQRNTVNLETEMKSAYINYAMSVIVGRALPDVRDGLKPVHRRILYAMFREGLLSNRRYSKSAGVVGEVIKKYHPHGDAAVYDAMVRMAQEFNMRYLMVDGQGNFGSIDGDPPAAYRYTEARLTKLAEEMLADIDMETVDFVPNFDESVVEPTVLPTRIPQLLMNGSSGIAVGMATNIPPHNLGELIDGLTQLLNDPALSIETLMQTIKGPDFPTAGFIYGTKGIQDAYLTGRGSIQLRARAVIEVSEKTERETIVVTELPYQVNKARLIEKIAELIRDRKIEGISDLRDESDRDGMRIVIELKRGEIASIILNQLYKHTQMQSSFGVIMLSLVNNQPQVLNLKQMLQYFLDFRREVIIRRTRFELREAEARAHILEGLKIALDHLDEVIALIRSSPSPDEAKSGLMRRFGLSELQAQAILDMRLQRLTGLERDKLIAEYREVLQKIEQLKALLASDALIRKAIQDELTEIREKYADDRRTEILPEAGEIHIEDLIAPEEMVITVTHTGYIKRTPSSVYRSQRRGGKGKIGAGLKEEDFVEHLFAASTHDYLLFFTDAGRVYWLKVHQIPEAGRATKGKAIVNLLQIAQTEQITAILSVDQFQEGKFVVMSTRKGLIKKTALSAYSNPRAGGIRAINLEEGDRLMAARLTSGNHEILLGTKHGLSIRFHEEEARAVGRVATGVWGIRLEEGDEVISAEVLAPNAQASIMTITEKGYGKRTELSEYRTQGRGGHGIITIQTSPRNGCVIAALQVKDEEEVMLVTTIGKILRLRAGDIRVIGRNTQGVRLIDLEGEERVCGVARLAEKGEREESADAGDDA, from the coding sequence ATGCCAGTAGATGAACAGAGAAACACCGTCAATCTCGAGACCGAGATGAAGTCGGCCTACATCAATTACGCCATGAGCGTGATCGTCGGCCGCGCCCTTCCCGACGTCCGGGACGGTCTCAAGCCGGTCCATCGGCGGATCCTCTACGCGATGTTCCGCGAGGGGCTTCTCTCCAACCGGCGTTATTCCAAATCGGCCGGCGTCGTCGGCGAGGTGATCAAGAAATACCACCCTCACGGCGATGCGGCGGTCTACGATGCGATGGTCCGGATGGCGCAAGAGTTCAATATGCGCTATCTCATGGTCGACGGCCAGGGGAACTTCGGCTCGATCGACGGCGACCCCCCGGCGGCCTACCGCTACACCGAGGCGCGCCTCACCAAGCTCGCCGAGGAGATGCTCGCCGACATCGACATGGAAACGGTCGACTTCGTCCCGAACTTCGACGAATCGGTCGTGGAGCCGACCGTCCTCCCGACCCGGATCCCGCAGCTTCTGATGAACGGCTCCTCGGGCATCGCCGTCGGAATGGCCACCAACATTCCGCCGCACAATCTCGGCGAGTTGATCGACGGGCTAACCCAGCTCCTCAACGACCCGGCCCTCTCGATCGAAACGCTGATGCAGACGATCAAGGGACCCGACTTCCCGACCGCCGGCTTTATCTATGGCACCAAGGGGATTCAAGACGCCTATCTGACCGGCCGCGGCTCCATTCAGCTTCGTGCCCGCGCCGTCATCGAGGTGAGCGAGAAAACCGAGAGAGAGACGATCGTCGTCACCGAGCTCCCCTATCAGGTCAACAAAGCGCGGCTGATCGAAAAAATCGCCGAGCTGATCCGGGATCGAAAAATCGAAGGGATCTCCGACCTGCGCGACGAGTCGGACCGCGACGGGATGCGGATCGTCATCGAGTTGAAACGAGGTGAGATCGCCTCGATCATCCTCAATCAGCTCTATAAGCATACGCAGATGCAGTCGAGCTTCGGGGTGATCATGTTGTCGCTGGTGAACAACCAGCCGCAGGTCTTGAACCTCAAGCAAATGCTCCAGTACTTCCTCGACTTCCGGCGGGAAGTGATTATTCGCCGGACCCGTTTCGAATTGCGAGAGGCGGAGGCGCGCGCCCACATTTTGGAAGGGCTCAAGATCGCCCTCGACCACCTGGATGAAGTCATCGCCCTGATCCGCAGCTCCCCTTCTCCGGACGAAGCGAAGAGCGGCCTGATGCGGCGGTTCGGCCTCTCCGAGCTCCAGGCGCAAGCGATCCTCGACATGCGGCTGCAGCGGCTGACCGGGCTGGAGCGCGACAAACTCATCGCGGAATATCGGGAGGTCCTCCAGAAGATCGAGCAGCTCAAAGCGCTCTTGGCGAGCGACGCCCTCATCCGAAAAGCGATTCAGGATGAGCTGACCGAGATTCGAGAGAAGTATGCCGACGACCGGCGGACCGAGATCCTCCCCGAGGCGGGCGAAATTCACATCGAAGATCTGATCGCGCCGGAGGAGATGGTCATCACCGTCACCCACACCGGCTACATCAAGCGGACCCCCTCCTCGGTCTACCGAAGCCAGCGGCGCGGCGGGAAGGGAAAAATCGGCGCCGGCCTCAAAGAAGAGGACTTCGTCGAACATCTCTTCGCCGCCTCGACGCATGACTACCTCCTCTTCTTCACCGACGCCGGCCGGGTTTACTGGTTGAAGGTCCACCAGATCCCCGAAGCGGGCCGCGCGACGAAGGGAAAGGCGATCGTCAATCTGTTGCAGATCGCGCAGACGGAGCAGATCACCGCGATCCTCTCGGTCGATCAATTCCAGGAGGGAAAGTTCGTCGTCATGTCGACGCGGAAGGGATTGATCAAGAAGACGGCCCTCTCGGCCTACAGCAACCCGCGCGCCGGGGGAATCCGGGCGATCAATTTGGAGGAGGGGGATCGGCTGATGGCGGCCCGGTTGACCTCTGGGAATCACGAGATCCTGCTTGGGACTAAACACGGACTCTCGATCCGCTTTCACGAGGAGGAGGCGCGCGCCGTCGGCCGGGTGGCCACCGGCGTCTGGGGAATTCGTCTAGAGGAAGGAGACGAGGTGATCAGCGCCGAGGTCCTCGCTCCGAATGCCCAGGCAAGCATCATGACCATTACGGAAAAGGGCTACGGCAAACGGACGGAGCTCTCGGAGTATCGGACGCAAGGGCGCGGCGGCCATGGCATCATCACCATCCAGACCAGTCCCCGCAACGGCTGCGTCATCGCCGCCCTGCAGGTGAAAGACGAAGAAGAGGTCATGCTCGTCACGACAATCGGAAAGATTCTTCGTCTTAGAGCGGGAGACATCCGGGTCATCGGCCGTAACACACAGGGGGTCCGCCTCATCGATCTTGAAGGGGAAGAGCGGGTCTGCGGGGTGGCCCGCTTGGCGGAAAAGGGGGAACGCGAAGAATCGGCGGATGCCGGGGATGACGCGTGA
- a CDS encoding tetratricopeptide repeat protein produces the protein MRWKFKAVLWGAVALAALFLTVWSVWSSAERIPKRYLESAEQKWRADDYLGAVREYEKISEEYPRSKFIPEAVFWSGVLYHLYLNDSQKAVDAFQKTIRLAASTPKNTHALSARRYLAEVYEKKYGKLREAISEHEKVMELSDDSDQILESQFKIGELYFAQGNVEQARTEWDLLIKRDPKSRWAPAALYRQGSSYFIEGRCKEAIGFYRRLIADYSDSDMSPFAKFRTANCLEEGNRAEEALQLYRQLEGRYPNKELLEAKIRQLEKGLPKNAGTTAAEPISAAPDPASSPAPTP, from the coding sequence GTGAGATGGAAATTCAAAGCCGTTTTATGGGGGGCGGTCGCTCTCGCCGCCCTCTTCCTGACCGTCTGGAGTGTCTGGTCGAGCGCCGAGCGGATTCCCAAGCGGTATCTTGAATCGGCCGAGCAGAAATGGCGGGCCGATGATTATCTCGGCGCGGTCCGGGAGTATGAAAAGATTTCGGAGGAATACCCCCGAAGCAAATTCATTCCGGAGGCCGTTTTTTGGAGCGGCGTCCTCTACCACCTCTATCTAAACGATTCTCAGAAGGCGGTCGATGCATTCCAAAAGACGATCCGCCTCGCCGCTTCCACACCGAAAAATACACATGCCCTCTCCGCCCGCCGCTACCTCGCCGAAGTCTATGAAAAGAAATATGGCAAACTCCGTGAGGCGATCTCCGAGCACGAGAAGGTGATGGAGCTCAGCGACGACTCCGATCAGATTTTGGAGAGCCAGTTCAAGATCGGCGAGCTTTATTTCGCGCAGGGAAATGTCGAGCAGGCCCGGACCGAATGGGATCTTCTGATCAAGCGCGATCCGAAAAGCCGTTGGGCGCCGGCGGCGCTCTATCGCCAGGGAAGCAGCTACTTTATCGAGGGGAGATGCAAAGAGGCGATCGGATTTTATCGGCGTCTTATCGCCGATTATTCCGATAGCGACATGAGCCCGTTCGCGAAGTTTCGGACGGCGAACTGTTTGGAAGAGGGAAACCGGGCCGAAGAGGCCCTTCAGCTTTATCGCCAGTTGGAAGGGCGCTATCCGAACAAGGAGCTCCTCGAAGCGAAAATCCGGCAGCTCGAGAAGGGGTTGCCGAAAAACGCCGGAACGACCGCGGCGGAGCCGATCAGCGCGGCGCCCGATCCGGCGAGCTCGCCCGCGCCGACCCCTTAA
- a CDS encoding DUF721 domain-containing protein → MSKGFSPTSISPILKGIIKDFGLEKGISGALLQIRWREIVGPQIASHTYPAEIRFDTLHLTVDSAVWMHQLSFLKKEIIEKCNRLLEKASIRKIQLRTGPLPPPLESPQEAPALEGECTAEEAAFIEQQIVSIPDMELKEAVRRALRRHLLHRQGEIKGSARASSPDRAPR, encoded by the coding sequence ATGTCGAAGGGATTCTCTCCAACATCGATTTCGCCGATCCTCAAGGGAATCATCAAAGATTTCGGCTTGGAGAAGGGGATTTCCGGCGCATTGTTGCAGATCCGTTGGAGGGAGATCGTCGGCCCCCAAATCGCCTCCCATACCTATCCCGCGGAGATCCGCTTCGACACCCTTCATCTCACGGTCGACAGCGCCGTCTGGATGCATCAGCTCTCTTTTTTAAAGAAAGAGATCATCGAAAAATGCAACCGGCTCTTGGAGAAAGCGTCCATCCGGAAGATTCAGCTTCGGACCGGCCCGCTTCCTCCCCCCCTCGAATCACCCCAAGAGGCCCCTGCTCTGGAAGGAGAGTGCACGGCCGAAGAGGCGGCCTTCATCGAGCAGCAGATCGTATCGATTCCGGATATGGAATTGAAAGAGGCGGTCCGCCGCGCGCTTCGGCGGCATCTTCTCCATAGGCAGGGCGAAATTAAGGGGTCGGCGCGGGCGAGCTCGCCGGATCGGGCGCCGCGCTGA
- the smpB gene encoding SsrA-binding protein SmpB: MAVEKENDSLVVSNRKAFHDYFIEETLEAGIVLAGTEVKSLREGRINLKDSFARVENGEVLLYNCHISPYSHGNISNHDPTRTRKLLLQRREIERLLGKAQQKGYTLVPLKIYFKRGWAKVEIGLAVGKKLYDKRETESKKSAQREIEKAVRGKKQDKF, from the coding sequence ATGGCGGTCGAAAAAGAGAACGATTCATTGGTGGTCAGCAACCGGAAGGCCTTCCACGATTATTTTATCGAGGAGACGCTGGAGGCGGGAATTGTCCTCGCCGGGACCGAGGTCAAGTCGCTTCGCGAGGGACGAATCAACTTGAAAGACAGCTTCGCCCGGGTTGAAAATGGGGAGGTCTTGCTATATAATTGCCACATCAGCCCCTACAGCCACGGCAACATTTCCAACCACGACCCGACGCGGACGCGAAAGCTCCTCCTTCAAAGGCGAGAAATCGAACGGCTCCTCGGGAAGGCCCAGCAGAAGGGATACACATTGGTGCCGCTGAAGATCTATTTTAAACGGGGTTGGGCCAAAGTAGAGATCGGGTTGGCGGTCGGAAAGAAGTTGTACGACAAGCGCGAAACCGAATCAAAAAAGTCGGCCCAGCGTGAAATCGAAAAAGCCGTCCGGGGAAAGAAACAAGACAAGTTCTGA
- a CDS encoding DUF429 domain-containing protein produces the protein MAVEKEIIHSKGALPTLDSILPRTFVHVPGIGPIKEKSLWKDGITSWQQYLNLSRQMEFSFRLPNTTYDLIAQSEEALKKEDAEFFRDHLPREEWWRLFPHFESRTVFLDIETTGLSHYYDEITLLGLYGGESNKMRVFLSGHNLDQISDILSRYSIVVTFNGTLFDLPFLKTKFPSLRLPPIHLDLRYILKRLGYAGGLKQIEETLGLQRSKKISSIDGLGATVLWARYVRGEIQALEHLIRYNAADITSLQTLLRFSYKQLAARLLNGASSQPFQPRLQRPKKVYIQVKRVNGSRVQIVVDRVKTLLKFKKIEKPLITVNDLLKKISGSKNLMPRAIGIDLRASEIRPTGWALLDGNTADTKLVRTDEQIITETVRYHPDIISIDSPLSLPTGRCCTKDSCKCREKGILRECERTLWRRGVRVFPCLLPSMQGLTERGIRLAEKFRKLGYNVIESYPGAAQDIMRIPRKKLSLGDLGLGLSAFGIEGDFLSKEASHDELDAITSAVVGYFYLSGDYEALGNDSEEYLIIPKLDRSLSQ, from the coding sequence TTGGCTGTTGAGAAAGAAATAATTCATTCCAAGGGAGCACTCCCTACCCTCGATTCTATCCTCCCCCGAACATTTGTCCATGTTCCTGGGATTGGTCCCATAAAAGAAAAGTCTCTCTGGAAAGACGGGATCACCTCCTGGCAACAATATCTTAATCTCTCCAGACAAATGGAATTTTCTTTTCGCCTTCCAAACACGACGTATGACCTCATCGCGCAATCAGAAGAAGCCCTGAAAAAAGAAGATGCGGAATTTTTCAGAGACCACCTTCCGCGTGAAGAATGGTGGAGGCTGTTTCCGCATTTTGAGTCACGAACAGTGTTTCTGGATATCGAAACCACTGGTCTGTCCCACTACTATGATGAGATTACGCTTTTGGGTTTGTATGGCGGTGAATCCAATAAGATGCGGGTGTTCCTGTCCGGACACAATCTCGATCAGATTTCGGACATATTGAGTCGCTATTCTATTGTGGTCACTTTTAACGGAACTCTTTTTGACCTTCCCTTTCTGAAAACGAAATTTCCGTCGCTAAGACTCCCTCCAATTCACTTAGATCTTCGTTACATACTTAAGCGGTTAGGATATGCAGGAGGGTTAAAACAAATTGAAGAAACACTAGGACTGCAACGCAGTAAGAAGATTTCTTCAATTGATGGTCTTGGTGCGACCGTGCTCTGGGCACGTTATGTCAGAGGCGAGATCCAAGCGCTAGAACACCTCATTCGCTACAATGCGGCGGACATTACGAGTTTGCAGACACTATTACGGTTTAGCTATAAGCAGTTGGCAGCCCGTCTTTTAAATGGTGCGAGTAGCCAACCCTTCCAACCGCGTTTGCAGCGTCCAAAGAAAGTCTATATTCAAGTAAAAAGGGTCAATGGCTCGCGTGTTCAGATCGTGGTTGACCGTGTAAAGACCCTTCTAAAATTTAAAAAAATAGAGAAGCCGCTAATCACCGTTAATGATCTTTTGAAGAAGATATCTGGTAGTAAGAATCTTATGCCCAGAGCGATTGGAATTGACCTGCGAGCGTCCGAAATCCGCCCGACGGGTTGGGCCTTGCTTGATGGTAATACTGCGGACACGAAGCTGGTTAGAACAGATGAACAGATTATTACCGAGACAGTTCGCTATCACCCCGATATCATCTCGATTGATTCTCCCCTGAGTTTGCCGACGGGACGTTGTTGCACAAAAGACTCGTGCAAGTGCCGAGAAAAAGGTATTTTGAGGGAGTGCGAGCGGACACTCTGGAGAAGAGGAGTCAGAGTCTTTCCATGTCTATTACCTAGCATGCAGGGTCTCACTGAACGCGGGATACGTCTTGCTGAAAAATTCAGAAAGCTCGGTTACAATGTTATTGAGAGCTATCCGGGGGCAGCCCAGGATATCATGAGGATCCCAAGAAAGAAATTAAGCTTAGGCGATCTAGGGTTGGGATTGAGCGCTTTCGGCATCGAAGGGGATTTTCTTTCGAAGGAAGCAAGCCATGATGAGTTGGATGCGATTACATCGGCCGTTGTCGGCTACTTCTACCTCTCAGGAGACTACGAGGCGCTTGGAAATGATTCTGAAGAATACTTGATCATCCCAAAACTAGACCGATCTTTATCCCAGTAG
- a CDS encoding adenylosuccinate synthetase, whose amino-acid sequence MPLTVVVGGQFGSEGKGKIVSYLALRDNVDIVVRCGGPNSGHTVDYRGQRYELRSLPAGFINQRTRLLLAAGSLINPEILLTEIKIAGIDPQRVGVDRNAGIISSLQSEEERSLSLRDRLGSTLSGTGSGVANRALRKPDFKLAKDSLELQGFLTDVSEEVNGALDRDGKVIIEGTQGFGLSVYHSSHYPYATSRDTTASGFLSEVGVSPRLVTDIIMAVRTYPIRVAGNSGPLAKEVTWEEIQRRSGYPTEIKEYTTTTKKLRRVGLFDIEQVKRAARVNRPTQIALHGADYLSYTNKSKTELDNLCIESQKFIAFVERETKTHVSFIGTGPANEEIIDLTL is encoded by the coding sequence ATGCCTCTTACGGTTGTAGTTGGCGGACAATTCGGTTCCGAAGGCAAGGGGAAGATCGTTTCCTACCTTGCCCTGCGGGACAATGTAGACATTGTAGTCCGTTGTGGTGGACCCAACTCAGGCCATACCGTCGATTATCGCGGACAGCGATACGAGCTTCGAAGCCTGCCAGCCGGGTTTATCAATCAACGAACCCGTCTTCTCCTTGCTGCAGGTTCACTCATCAATCCTGAGATTCTACTGACCGAAATAAAAATTGCGGGGATTGATCCTCAAAGGGTGGGGGTCGATCGAAACGCAGGGATCATCTCCTCTCTCCAAAGCGAAGAAGAACGGTCACTCTCTCTGAGAGATCGGCTGGGATCAACTTTGTCCGGAACCGGAAGCGGCGTTGCGAACCGTGCGCTCAGAAAACCTGATTTTAAGCTGGCGAAGGACAGTCTAGAATTACAGGGTTTCCTAACAGATGTTTCAGAAGAGGTGAACGGCGCGCTAGATAGGGATGGGAAGGTTATCATTGAAGGTACACAGGGTTTTGGCCTGTCGGTGTACCACTCATCGCATTATCCTTATGCGACCAGTCGCGATACTACTGCAAGCGGGTTTCTAAGTGAAGTAGGTGTTAGTCCCCGGCTCGTTACCGATATTATAATGGCAGTTCGGACCTATCCAATCCGCGTGGCAGGTAATTCAGGACCTCTGGCCAAGGAGGTCACATGGGAAGAAATTCAGAGAAGAAGCGGTTACCCTACGGAAATCAAGGAGTATACGACAACCACTAAAAAACTCCGGCGAGTGGGACTTTTTGACATAGAACAAGTAAAAAGAGCGGCAAGAGTTAATCGGCCGACCCAAATTGCACTGCATGGAGCAGATTACCTATCATATACAAACAAATCAAAGACAGAACTTGATAACCTATGCATAGAAAGTCAAAAGTTTATCGCATTCGTGGAGAGAGAGACTAAGACACATGTGAGTTTTATTGGTACGGGCCCGGCCAACGAAGAGATTATAGATCTAACACTATGA
- a CDS encoding deoxynucleoside kinase produces MGSGKTTLAKHLADAILASPLIEESGRHPFIKEFYVAPESYAVETEIAFVLLHYHQILREKRAGLFNGTVVSDFAMDRDYIFSTLTLKDPADWELFENTYNVLKKRLPIPDILIYLRAPVDFLAKRIAQRGRDYEKIMTRSYLEAVKTALDNYFLKEYKGKIIILDAPDLDSSVNPTYVDTVIKQLHIS; encoded by the coding sequence ATGGGTTCAGGTAAGACAACTCTTGCAAAACATTTAGCGGATGCCATTTTAGCTAGCCCGCTCATTGAAGAGAGCGGTCGTCATCCTTTCATCAAAGAGTTCTATGTGGCGCCTGAATCTTATGCAGTTGAAACCGAGATTGCTTTTGTTCTGCTGCACTACCATCAAATTCTTCGAGAGAAGCGGGCTGGACTATTCAATGGGACAGTCGTGAGTGACTTTGCTATGGACAGAGATTATATATTTTCAACCCTTACCCTAAAAGATCCCGCGGATTGGGAACTGTTCGAAAACACATATAATGTTTTGAAGAAACGGCTTCCTATTCCCGATATACTAATTTATCTTAGGGCGCCAGTGGATTTTTTAGCAAAGCGGATAGCACAACGCGGAAGGGATTATGAGAAAATTATGACGCGAAGCTATCTTGAAGCGGTAAAGACAGCCCTCGACAATTACTTTCTCAAAGAATATAAGGGGAAGATCATTATTCTTGATGCCCCGGACCTGGACAGTTCTGTTAATCCCACCTACGTTGATACAGTCATCAAGCAGTTACATATAAGTTAA
- a CDS encoding ATP-binding protein: MPKNLSLNEIRSLLDSGDFNKFIGTVEDAQLECKDAPYQIGQDHQKQEFAKDISGLANADGGFVLLGVKTERHPTHLGDEITTVNPFIQSLVNQDQYHKILQSWIYPPLQQVDIRWFPSGADKEKGVVAIHVPSQASTRRPFLITRTIDSRGKQIEIVFGYVERRRDNIPPTSVQELHSLIRDGLRFDSLDKKYNEIQETLQQLMAGQSQKANITLQQNIQELLDDRRNEALIAVDLQTQPIFILAATPIEAVDIPTLFQASDAEIVRLLKNPPELRPSGFDLTIGETPKIVRGQLRRAVNPKYRILDLWRNGTLIFATRGDEEFLSWGRPRGALRINPLVLAESTYLFAELNRQVSANAQPHPQSIEYRLELLNMTRDGMPCGLIPGPIGTFGWEFGTDIRNAPDSQVTITKRSTDLDPGIVAFDLISELYGWFGLEQDKIPYTERKNGRLVISPDQIRRAGAG; encoded by the coding sequence ATGCCTAAAAATCTCAGTTTAAATGAGATCCGGTCTCTTTTGGATTCTGGTGATTTTAATAAATTTATTGGAACTGTAGAGGATGCACAACTGGAATGTAAAGACGCACCCTATCAGATTGGACAAGATCATCAGAAACAAGAGTTTGCCAAGGATATATCCGGACTTGCGAACGCCGATGGAGGTTTTGTTCTCTTAGGGGTTAAGACAGAGCGGCATCCTACGCACCTTGGAGATGAAATTACAACGGTCAATCCTTTTATACAGAGCTTAGTGAACCAAGACCAATACCATAAAATCCTCCAGTCTTGGATCTATCCACCTTTGCAGCAGGTTGATATTCGCTGGTTTCCCTCCGGTGCCGATAAAGAGAAGGGAGTCGTTGCTATTCATGTTCCCTCTCAAGCCTCCACCAGACGCCCTTTCTTGATAACCCGAACCATTGATAGCAGGGGCAAGCAAATCGAAATCGTATTTGGTTATGTCGAACGCAGGCGAGACAATATACCGCCGACGTCAGTTCAAGAACTACATTCCTTAATAAGGGATGGTCTCCGGTTTGACTCCCTAGACAAGAAATATAACGAAATTCAAGAAACACTACAGCAGCTTATGGCGGGCCAGTCTCAGAAAGCAAATATTACTCTTCAACAGAATATACAAGAATTATTAGACGATCGAAGAAATGAAGCACTGATTGCAGTAGACCTCCAGACGCAACCAATTTTCATCCTTGCGGCAACACCTATCGAAGCAGTCGATATACCAACGCTCTTTCAGGCAAGTGATGCGGAGATTGTGCGTTTACTTAAAAATCCGCCGGAACTGAGACCAAGCGGATTCGATTTGACTATCGGTGAGACACCAAAGATCGTAAGGGGTCAACTTAGACGAGCGGTAAATCCTAAATATCGAATTCTTGATCTGTGGCGAAATGGAACGCTCATCTTTGCCACCCGAGGAGATGAGGAATTCTTAAGCTGGGGAAGGCCTCGCGGTGCGCTTCGTATTAATCCTCTTGTCCTGGCTGAATCTACATATTTATTTGCTGAACTGAACAGGCAGGTTTCAGCAAACGCTCAGCCGCATCCCCAAAGCATTGAATATCGACTGGAGTTACTTAACATGACACGAGATGGGATGCCTTGTGGGCTTATCCCAGGTCCGATAGGCACATTTGGGTGGGAATTCGGAACGGATATCCGCAACGCTCCGGATTCTCAAGTGACCATTACGAAAAGGAGCACCGACTTAGACCCAGGTATTGTGGCATTTGACCTTATCTCAGAATTGTACGGGTGGTTTGGACTAGAGCAGGATAAAATCCCCTACACTGAACGAAAAAACGGTCGTTTAGTAATTAGCCCTGATCAAATCCGTAGGGCTGGAGCAGGATAA
- a CDS encoding methylated-DNA--[protein]-cysteine S-methyltransferase — MNLYTDIDSPLGPILLVSDGAVLTGFYFVGQKYAPDATPWKRDPGLPLFRDAEAQIAAYTSGKLKTFNLPIRFKGTPFQLRVWQAIAAIPFGATQSYSVLAARIGAPSSMRAVGAATGRNPISLIVPCHRVVGRDGALTGYAGGLDRKRALLDFESGLDKALFRPIRHQTTASL; from the coding sequence ATGAACCTCTATACCGATATTGATTCGCCGCTGGGGCCGATCCTGTTGGTCTCGGACGGCGCTGTACTCACCGGCTTCTATTTCGTCGGTCAGAAGTATGCCCCGGACGCAACCCCTTGGAAGCGAGATCCGGGACTCCCACTGTTTCGCGACGCCGAGGCCCAGATCGCCGCCTACACCTCGGGAAAACTGAAAACGTTTAATCTGCCGATCCGGTTCAAAGGAACCCCCTTTCAACTCCGGGTCTGGCAGGCAATCGCGGCGATTCCGTTCGGCGCGACGCAAAGCTACTCGGTGCTGGCAGCCCGGATCGGCGCGCCATCGAGCATGCGCGCCGTCGGCGCGGCGACAGGACGCAATCCGATTTCGCTGATCGTCCCCTGCCATCGGGTCGTCGGCCGCGACGGGGCCCTCACCGGATACGCCGGCGGCCTCGATCGGAAACGGGCGCTGCTGGATTTTGAATCGGGTCTTGATAAGGCCCTGTTCCGTCCGATCCGGCACCAGACGACCGCCAGCCTATAG
- a CDS encoding cupin domain-containing protein, with translation MSHPSYHEALPKGVEVLRWPHKHPLPESEIVAFFESRDLAPSRWSNGPGEVYSVHTHNYQKTLFCVKGSIIFSLPDLNQDIALRPGDRLTLPPGTRHGAIVGPDGVTCIESGD, from the coding sequence ATGTCTCACCCTTCTTATCACGAAGCCCTTCCCAAAGGGGTGGAGGTCCTCCGCTGGCCGCACAAACATCCGCTGCCGGAGTCGGAGATCGTCGCCTTCTTCGAAAGCCGCGATCTCGCTCCCAGCCGATGGTCGAACGGACCGGGCGAGGTTTACTCCGTCCACACCCACAACTATCAGAAGACCCTCTTCTGCGTGAAGGGGAGCATCATCTTTTCCCTTCCCGACCTGAACCAGGATATCGCGCTCCGCCCCGGCGACCGTCTGACCCTTCCCCCTGGCACTCGTCACGGAGCGATCGTCGGACCGGACGGGGTCACTTGTATTGAGTCAGGGGATTGA